A window of Fibrobacter sp. UWR4 genomic DNA:
GCGCTTCTGCATCCGCGTTCGGCCAGCAAATCAAAAAACTAAGTTCATGAAGAGACAATCCTTTATAATCCACAAGTTTGTCTTTCATATATTTTATCACTTGCAGCAAAAGAATTAGGGGAGCATTATCATTCAAATTTTTTCGATAAGGATTCTTTATTTGATACTTCATTAGCGAATGCAAAAGAACCTTCTGTACAATGCTTTCATTTTTCTCTTCGCCAAAAACGGCATCTATCAGCATATGTCCTAAAGGAGAAATGAGAATGGGCTCATTTATTGCATAGTTGCAGTAACCAAATTCTTTTGGTAGCTTATACCAAGTATCAAATCTTGAAGGCCAACCTTTGTCAAAGCCAGCCTCTTTATGGTCCTGCGGGCTATTGCGTATAATGTCTTCAAGCTGATCGTCTTCAAAGACGCCCTCTTCATCCTCGTATGTTTCTTTGTAAAGAGGGTTGTTCATCATGAATATTGTCTTATATATCTTTTGACCTATTATTTCCTTGACAATTTGATTTATCAAGTCATTTGTCAAAATTTGATTTTCAAATTTTGCTAAGCACTTCAAGAATCCTGGCATTCTCTCAGGATTTCTCATTGTAGTAGAAAAGGATAGAGGTTTATACTTCGCTTTAGACATTTGTAACGTAAACCTCCCTAGAGCTTTTTTTTATAGAATTGTCATTGAAACTGATGTAATTGCTGGAAATGTTCAGGATTTTATATTTACGCGCCCACTCAAAGAAAATGTCATTTCTTTTTTCTTTATGATTTATGAGGTTTGTTATTCCAAATTTCACGCCGCCTTCATGTAAACGATCAATGAAATCGCATAAACGTTTTTCTTCAGACTCATCCCATGACTTGTTGTATTCTGATTCAGATATTAGATAAGGTGGATCGAAGTAGACAAAATCTTCTTTGCCGATATCTAGCGAACCTAAGAAAGATTCGTAATCCAGGTTCGTAAAAGAAACATCATGTTCCCGAATAAACTGCATGTATGCAATTATTGACGAATAAACATTTTTATTAAAATCAACATTACCGACGGGTAGATTAAATATTCCCTCTGAATTAAAGCGAATCATATGATTGAAGCCGTATATCAAAAGAAGGTATAGTTCTGAAAGATTTTGACTTTCATTAAATGACTCTTTCAACCTTTTATACGCATCCTTGTTATAACGGGAATAATATGTTTTAACAAACTCTTTTTTTAGTGTTGCAGGAACCGTTATATTTCG
This region includes:
- a CDS encoding Dam family site-specific DNA-(adenine-N6)-methyltransferase, which gives rise to MNQIIRSPFFYVGDKYKLMPQLKKVFPQNIRFYIEPFVGGGSSFLNTTAQHYVLNDLNPYVVKLHEHLKSYSNDVDSFIDNLYSIIDLYGLSCSYRNITVPATLKKEFVKTYYSRYNKDAYKRLKESFNESQNLSELYLLLIYGFNHMIRFNSEGIFNLPVGNVDFNKNVYSSIIAYMQFIREHDVSFTNLDYESFLGSLDIGKEDFVYFDPPYLISESEYNKSWDESEEKRLCDFIDRLHEGGVKFGITNLINHKEKRNDIFFEWARKYKILNISSNYISFNDNSIKKSSREVYVTNV